The following are encoded together in the Scomber japonicus isolate fScoJap1 chromosome 20, fScoJap1.pri, whole genome shotgun sequence genome:
- the LOC128381932 gene encoding nucleoside diphosphate kinase A2-like, translating into MAEMKERTFIAIKPDGVQRGIIGEIIKRFEVKGFKLVALKMLHASDDLLRQHYIDLKDRPFFPTLINYMSSGPVVAMVWEGKGAVKTGRVMLGETNPAESKPGTIRGDFCIDVSKNIIHGSDSVESANKEIALWFKEDELCNYSSCAYSWLY; encoded by the exons ATGGCCGAAATGAAGGAGCGCACATTCATCGCCATCAAGCCCGACGGCGTGCAGAGGGGCATCATCGGAGAGATCATCAAGAGGTTCGAGGTGAAAGGCTTCAAGCTGGTTGCCTTGAAGATGCTCCAT gcCTCTGATGACCTCCTGAGGCAGCACTACATCGACCTGAAGGACAGACCATTCTTCCCTACTCTCATCAACTACATGAGCTCTGGTCCCGTGGTTGCCATG GTGTGGGAAGGCAAGGGTGCAGTGAAGACAGGCAGAGTGATGCTGGGTGAGACCAACCCCGCTGAGTCCAAGCCCGGAACCATCAGAGGAGACTTCTGCATCGACGTCAGCAA GAACATCATCCACGGCAGCGACTCAGTGGAGAGTGCCAACAAGGAGATCGCTCTGTGGTTCAAAGAGGATGAGCTGTGCAACTACAGCAGCTGTGCCTACAGCTGGCTCTACTGA